A single Apodemus sylvaticus chromosome 20, mApoSyl1.1, whole genome shotgun sequence DNA region contains:
- the LOC127670887 gene encoding olfactory receptor 7C2, producing MEKENQTGDRNFLLLGFTEDSDLQSFFFGLLLSVYLVTITGNLLIILAIISDPHLHVPMYFFLSNLSIADIGFTSTTIPKALQNIHTQSKLISFTGCITQIFFFIVFGCLDNLLLAVMAYDRFVAICHPLHYVVIMNSCFCVMLALGSWIVSVMSSLPETLTVLRLSFCTNMEIPHFFCDLPEVLKLACSDTLVNNIVIYSITIVIAGFPFSGILLSYSQIFSSILRIPSAGGKYKAFSTCGSHIMVVFLFYSNGLGVYLSSAVTSSSRISLFASLMYTMVTPMLNPFIYSLRNKDMQKALGKLFRKIMLLGKGRKAGLP from the coding sequence atggaaaaagaaaaccaaacaggagACAGAAATTTTCTCCTCCTGGGATTCACAGAAGACTCTGACCTGCAGTCCTTCTTCTTTGGGTTGCTTCTTTCTGTGTACCTGGTCACCATCACAGGCAACTTGCTCATCATCCTGGCCATCATATCAGACCCCCACCTGCACGTgcccatgtactttttcctctcCAACCTGTCCATAGCTGATATCGgcttcacctccaccaccatcccAAAGGCTCTGCAGAATATCCACACACAAAGCAAACTCATCTCTTTCACAGGCTGCATCACacagatattttttttcattgtgtttgGATGCCTGGACAATTTACTCCTAGcagtgatggcctatgaccgctttGTGGCCATCTGCCATCCCCTGCACTATGTGGTCATCATGAATTCTTGCTTTTGTGTGATGCTGGCTCTTGGGTCATGGATAGTCAGTGTCATGAGTTCCCTGCCTGAGACCTTGACTGTATTAAGGCTATCCTTCTGTACAAACATGGAAATTCCACACTTTTTCTGTGATCTTCCTGAAGTCTTGAAGCTTGCCTGTTCTGACACCCTTGTTAATAACATTGTGATATATTCTATAACTATAGTCATAGCTGGTTTCCCATTCTCTGGGATTCTATTGTCATATTCTCAGATTTTTTCCTCCATCCTAAGAATTCCTTCAGCTGGGGGCAAGTACAAAGCCTTCTCTACCTGTGGGTCTCATATCATGGTGGTCTTCCTTTTCTATAGCAATGGTCTTGGGGTCTACCTTAGCTCTGCAGTCACATCATCTTCTAGAATAAGTCTATTTGCCTCGTTGATGTACACCATGGTCACTCCAATGCTGAACCccttcatctacagcctgaggaacaagGACATGCAGAAGGCCTTGGGAAAGCTCTTCAGGAAAATCATGCttcttggtaaaggaagaaaagcagggcTACCataa